In a genomic window of Cynocephalus volans isolate mCynVol1 chromosome 1, mCynVol1.pri, whole genome shotgun sequence:
- the PARP11 gene encoding protein mono-ADP-ribosyltransferase PARP11 isoform X1 yields the protein MWEANPEMFHKAEECFSKATDSEVDDMDTSDTQWGWFYLAECGKWHMFQPDTNIQCSVSSEDIEKSFKTNPCGSISFTTSKFSYKIDFAEMKQMNLITGKQRLIKRAPFSISAFSYICENEAIPMPPHWENVNTDIPYQLIPLHNQTHEYNEVAGLFGKTMDRNRIKRIQRIQNLDLWEFFCRKKAQLKKKRGVPQINEQMLFHGTSSEFVEAICIHNFDWRINGIHGALFGKGTYFARDAAYSSRFCKDDIKHGNTFQIHGVSLQQRHLLRTYKSMFLARVLIGDYINGDSKYMRPPSKDGSYVNLYDSCVDDTWNPKIFVVFDANQIYPEYLIHFH from the exons GAGATGTTTCACAAAGCAGAAGAATGCTTTTCCAAAGCAACAGATAGTGAAGTGGATGACATGGACACGTCAGACACCCAGTGGGGCTGGTTTTACTTGGCAGAATGTGGGAAGTGGCACATGTTTCAG CCGGACACCAACATTCAGTGTTCAGTTAGCAGTGAAGATATCGAAAAAAGCTTCAAAACAAACCCTTGTGGCTCCATTTCTTTTACTACTTCCAAATTCAGCTACAAGATAGACTTTGCAG AAATGAAGCAAATGAATCTCATCACTGGAAAACAGCGCTTAATAAAAAGAGCCCCCTTTTCTATCAGTGCTTTCAG TTATATCTGTGAAAACGAGGCTATCCCTATGCCACCACATTGGGAGAATGTGAATACTGACATACCCTATCAG CTTATTCCTCTGCACAATCAAACACATGAATATAATGAAGTTGCTGGTCTCTTTGGGAAAACAATGGATCGCAACCGAATTAAAAGAATTCAGAGAATTCAAAACCTAGACTTATGGGAGTTCTTTTGTAG GAAAAAGGCtcagctaaagaaaaaaagaggtgtTCCTCAGATTAATGAACAAATGCTGTTTCATGGCACCAGCAGTGAATTTGTGGAAGCAATTTGCATTCATAACTTCGATTGGAGAATAAATGGTATACATGGTGCTCTCTTTGGAAAAG GAACCTATTTTGCTAGAGATGCTGCTTACTCCAGTCGCTTCTGCAAAGATGACATAAAGCACGGAAACACATTCCAAATTCATGGTGTCAGCTTGCAACAGCGGCATCTACTTAGAACATATAAATCTATGTTTCTTGCTCGAGTGCTAATTGGAGATTACATAAACGGAGACTCCAAATACATGCGACCTCCTTCCAAAGACGGGAGCTATGTAAATTTATATGACAGCTGTGTGGATGATACCTGGAATCCAAAGATCTTTGTGGTTTTTGATGCCAACCAAATCTATCCTGAGTACTTGATACACTTTCATTGA
- the PARP11 gene encoding protein mono-ADP-ribosyltransferase PARP11 isoform X2 translates to MFHKAEECFSKATDSEVDDMDTSDTQWGWFYLAECGKWHMFQPDTNIQCSVSSEDIEKSFKTNPCGSISFTTSKFSYKIDFAEMKQMNLITGKQRLIKRAPFSISAFSYICENEAIPMPPHWENVNTDIPYQLIPLHNQTHEYNEVAGLFGKTMDRNRIKRIQRIQNLDLWEFFCRKKAQLKKKRGVPQINEQMLFHGTSSEFVEAICIHNFDWRINGIHGALFGKGTYFARDAAYSSRFCKDDIKHGNTFQIHGVSLQQRHLLRTYKSMFLARVLIGDYINGDSKYMRPPSKDGSYVNLYDSCVDDTWNPKIFVVFDANQIYPEYLIHFH, encoded by the exons ATGTTTCACAAAGCAGAAGAATGCTTTTCCAAAGCAACAGATAGTGAAGTGGATGACATGGACACGTCAGACACCCAGTGGGGCTGGTTTTACTTGGCAGAATGTGGGAAGTGGCACATGTTTCAG CCGGACACCAACATTCAGTGTTCAGTTAGCAGTGAAGATATCGAAAAAAGCTTCAAAACAAACCCTTGTGGCTCCATTTCTTTTACTACTTCCAAATTCAGCTACAAGATAGACTTTGCAG AAATGAAGCAAATGAATCTCATCACTGGAAAACAGCGCTTAATAAAAAGAGCCCCCTTTTCTATCAGTGCTTTCAG TTATATCTGTGAAAACGAGGCTATCCCTATGCCACCACATTGGGAGAATGTGAATACTGACATACCCTATCAG CTTATTCCTCTGCACAATCAAACACATGAATATAATGAAGTTGCTGGTCTCTTTGGGAAAACAATGGATCGCAACCGAATTAAAAGAATTCAGAGAATTCAAAACCTAGACTTATGGGAGTTCTTTTGTAG GAAAAAGGCtcagctaaagaaaaaaagaggtgtTCCTCAGATTAATGAACAAATGCTGTTTCATGGCACCAGCAGTGAATTTGTGGAAGCAATTTGCATTCATAACTTCGATTGGAGAATAAATGGTATACATGGTGCTCTCTTTGGAAAAG GAACCTATTTTGCTAGAGATGCTGCTTACTCCAGTCGCTTCTGCAAAGATGACATAAAGCACGGAAACACATTCCAAATTCATGGTGTCAGCTTGCAACAGCGGCATCTACTTAGAACATATAAATCTATGTTTCTTGCTCGAGTGCTAATTGGAGATTACATAAACGGAGACTCCAAATACATGCGACCTCCTTCCAAAGACGGGAGCTATGTAAATTTATATGACAGCTGTGTGGATGATACCTGGAATCCAAAGATCTTTGTGGTTTTTGATGCCAACCAAATCTATCCTGAGTACTTGATACACTTTCATTGA
- the PARP11 gene encoding protein mono-ADP-ribosyltransferase PARP11 isoform X3 translates to MWEVAHVSEMKQMNLITGKQRLIKRAPFSISAFSYICENEAIPMPPHWENVNTDIPYQLIPLHNQTHEYNEVAGLFGKTMDRNRIKRIQRIQNLDLWEFFCRKKAQLKKKRGVPQINEQMLFHGTSSEFVEAICIHNFDWRINGIHGALFGKGTYFARDAAYSSRFCKDDIKHGNTFQIHGVSLQQRHLLRTYKSMFLARVLIGDYINGDSKYMRPPSKDGSYVNLYDSCVDDTWNPKIFVVFDANQIYPEYLIHFH, encoded by the exons ATGTGGGAAGTGGCACATGTTTCAG AAATGAAGCAAATGAATCTCATCACTGGAAAACAGCGCTTAATAAAAAGAGCCCCCTTTTCTATCAGTGCTTTCAG TTATATCTGTGAAAACGAGGCTATCCCTATGCCACCACATTGGGAGAATGTGAATACTGACATACCCTATCAG CTTATTCCTCTGCACAATCAAACACATGAATATAATGAAGTTGCTGGTCTCTTTGGGAAAACAATGGATCGCAACCGAATTAAAAGAATTCAGAGAATTCAAAACCTAGACTTATGGGAGTTCTTTTGTAG GAAAAAGGCtcagctaaagaaaaaaagaggtgtTCCTCAGATTAATGAACAAATGCTGTTTCATGGCACCAGCAGTGAATTTGTGGAAGCAATTTGCATTCATAACTTCGATTGGAGAATAAATGGTATACATGGTGCTCTCTTTGGAAAAG GAACCTATTTTGCTAGAGATGCTGCTTACTCCAGTCGCTTCTGCAAAGATGACATAAAGCACGGAAACACATTCCAAATTCATGGTGTCAGCTTGCAACAGCGGCATCTACTTAGAACATATAAATCTATGTTTCTTGCTCGAGTGCTAATTGGAGATTACATAAACGGAGACTCCAAATACATGCGACCTCCTTCCAAAGACGGGAGCTATGTAAATTTATATGACAGCTGTGTGGATGATACCTGGAATCCAAAGATCTTTGTGGTTTTTGATGCCAACCAAATCTATCCTGAGTACTTGATACACTTTCATTGA